CTTGCAGCGGTTGCAGGCGAAACATTGAATCAAGTACAGACAACTTCTGTACTGATTCATGCATGTACAGGGTAAGGCCACACAATTTTTCAGCATCATGCTTCCAAAATATTGAAAgtaaatgagaaaagaaattaaaagcatGAACATTTTAAGACACCTAAATACCATGCCGATAGGAAAACAAAACCAGTTACTCTTACACTTGTTTCTTTCAAAACTGTAAAAGCTTCCATGTGATgccatattctttgacattCGGGTGATTCTTGACGAGTAATTTCCCTTCCCATATCTCTTACGAGTTGATgcatttataactttttatcattttttattttaacaatttctaCGAGACATCAGTCGATGAGATAGTCAATCCTAAATCGTCCACCTATACCGAGCCCATCAAGTGTCCTAACTGCATGATCTCTATCCATTCCATTAAAtaaacaagcaatatcaaggAATAAGTTCTTTTGATAATCATCATAAGGAGAGTTGGAACTTTTTGCAAGAACCTTTTGAACTTGACAATTTGGAATCACTTCCATTTCATGTAACGCGATTTCCCATACTTTCCTACTTTTACCAAATAATGAAGAACCAATAGCACAAAGGGCTAATGGAAGTCCATTACAATGACGTACTATTCTCCAAGATTCCtccacaaaatttttttattgttgtattgtctGTCGGAGCTGACTTGATATTTTCTCCACTCCTAATTTCATCATCGTCTCTAAATGTGTGAATCCCTGCTTGAACAAGGGCTGTGAAGAGCGATCAGTAAAGTTCTTGTGGGTGTCCTTGCCCCTGAAACCCAAGAACACTTGATATTTGCAACGAGAAGACCGTGAAGACGAGGGTTCTTGATGTTTCCAATTAGCCATTTTGAATCTAGCaaagaaaacaatttcaaaGATCAACTGTCGATAATTCAAGATTCTGTAACACACCAATTAGctgaaatatttatatattatgatcATGTTACTTCTTCGTTAAAgcattttttcaagttatttcccAGAAATCAACTCCCCAGGCTATTTCGGATAAATATTTGTACGTATTTTATCAGCACTTGTTACCAGCATTTACAAGCACACAAGGATGCCCATCTGGAAGCCTAAATTATTTGCAAAAGCACACATCTTGCAATCCTAACAATACCCAAGAAAGTGAATTTAGTAGTTTATAACTTACAGTAAAAGCACACATATGGAATGGGCACACAACTTATTTGTGTAAATTATAGGTAATTGCATAAGTGTTTATTATCAAGTTAGAGTTAAGTGAGGTCATAGtattatatattgaataaaCTAAAAGCATGTTATTGAAAGGGAATAgactaaaagaaaatttatatattacaaAATTCATAATGAAATCTCTTGGTCTAAGATACTAAAAAATTGATGTGCCCAAACTTTTATATATTGTGAAATATGCAAATTTTATTAAGTATAAATCTTGTAGTCTTGGTATAAACCCAATAGCTTCAAAATCATCCTAATTTTATTAAGTGCAAATCTTGTTCTAGAGCCACAGATCAGTCAATCAACTATACGATGAGTTACAGAACATGTATAAGATTACTCGCTTCTGGACGAGGAAAGTTGCATAGATTATAGATTTGATTGATTACCAatggtggaaaaaaaatcactcataatttatttctgCATGAGTCAATACTGAAAAGACATATTTGTTGCATATTTGTGAGCTAACTGCCATGAGCTTTTATGGGTGGTATTTACCGAATGTGTGGTGTCCTTGATAAAATAGGCTTTCTCATTATTCAGAATGATGGATTTGAACTGGATAAGAAAGTGGTAGTCATCGCAGACACAAGTAGAAAACAAGACCATGATCCTGCTGCAACCAGGTATATCAGTTGAAAGTTCTCTGTATCATGTTGATCATTGCCTGAGCCAATTGGATTGTTTTCTAACTCGTTTTATATGTGTTCTTAGTCTGTTTGATTCAATGATTACTTTTTGTCTACCTGTTCGGAGGAATCACCAGGAAATAGCTACCCACTACCCAGTATGCCAAGCACCTAGCAAAATGAGGGGAAAGAGTTAAGTTTTTACTATCTCATTGTTCAAGGAATCCTAGATGATGTCGGAGTAGAGGATCATCAACAAGGATGTTTTAGCATGTTGTAGATTCTTATCCAAAACTTCTATCATTTGTTAATGTCATGTGAATCGCTAGGAATATGTAAAGTGTATGGCtaagccaataaaaaaaagttttttaggGGACTGCATCATGCCACCATGAGACAGTAACAGAGAAGTAATCAAATTGTTTCATGACCGTCTTGATTGGTTCATAAGTTTGGTGATTTTGGCTTCTCTTAACATGAGCACCATTGTCCTCTCAGTACTGTCTCTTTAATTTGAACTGATTTTGGCCCATACGAGGAGATCATTATGTCAAGTTGCGTCTTCAtttgttctttccttttcctcggCACTCATGTTTGCTCTTGCTTTATTCAGCATGTCTAGAAGAGATATTACAAATGTGTGTCAACAAGCAAAGCGATAATGAGCATCAAAGGTAACCATCTTTGTCGAGGAATCACCGACAGATAATTCGAGGACAAGCAAGTAAAAAGGGAGAACAAGGTAGTCTTCCACTTCATGAGCTATAGTATTggaataattcaaaaatttcatgaaagaaaCTTTCAAAAAATGATCTTGTAAATAAACTTTCATGATATACATCAatctatatatgtatataaatggTTTGTTGAAGATCGGATTGAAGAAGTAATTAATATCGGTATATGAGAACTATAGTATCggaataattttatcattaaaactaTAACTTTACCTCATATTCACGctatgatttttcttaatttcttaaaattgatGCAAATAGTCTAAATGAACTTAATTTcatcttatgaaaaagaaaattattaaactcggttTTATCCATGATCCAAACTAAGACATGAGTCATGGGTTGGGCGGTTAAAACaatcaatctaaaataatatcatttgaaaatatatatatatatatatatatatatatattattttgatttaaaaaaaaaaaaaagttagagtTTGACCATGTTAATTGTGacatacttaaaaaatatatgtcatacttaaaaatatatgtcaTACAAAGAAGCAACACCAACTTGTTACGAGCCTGAAGCaatcctggaaaaaaaaaaatcaatctaaacaaATATCTAGTTAAACTTATGTctagaaatcaaaacataaaaaaaatactataacaaTTATTGCTATTCAATTTTTGAtccatattttgataaattttcaaaaaaaaaaccaaaaaataaaaaataaaggcgataacatagagcatgagggctaatattaaggaagcaacatgtcaaggagataattactgaatcatatataattgctgcaatataaaataccatagatatatgatttgattcttgttggttatgaaaaataatcactacaatataaaatactatatatataggaTCTGTTGGTGCTGGTTATAAAAGAcaatctctgcaataattattgcaatattttcttaaatagcacataaaaattttctatataagtgaaTCTCTAGTCATAATAAAGGAGGGATAAAATTTacaaggagattttttttttcttttaaaaaaggagaaaacccAAGAAAACCTAAATCATCTTGAGAGGCTGcggccccccccccccccccatctcTACCAAAAGCAGCCATTCCTGGGGTCATCTCACCATCTCTTTTGTCCGATCAACCCACCTTCTAGATCCCCACACACTGCCTCCTCTCCTCTTCTCAGCACCAAACTCCTTTCATTTCCCTTTGCCAACCGGCCATTTCAGCtcctttcttctccctttccTTGTTGGTCCCCATTCCATCTCTCACTTCGCCTCCCTTTCATTGCCAAGGACAAACCAGACTTACCCTTTTCCTTGGCAAAACCTGGACTAGCAGCCATTGCTCCCTGCCCATGTTGATTTTCCTCTCTAGGAACTAACCGCCTAAACAAGCCACACCGCCATCTTCCATTTGTTCTCTATTTTAGAAACAGAGAAGGTGCACCCCCTGGGCTGTTGAATCTCTCTCTGAGAGTCGCCGCCCAACCACACACTGCTGCTCTTCATTTCTCAACAGGAAATCCATTCCTTGGCTGAAGTTTCTCTTCGCCAAGCCTCTACTCAACCAGGTTTTGGAGCGGCATTATCAAAAGTTGCAGCGAACAAGGAACTTCCTTTTGGATTGCGTCAGCTAGCTGCCTTACTATTGAAGCAATTTATCAAGAAACATTGGCACGAAAGCGAGGAGTCCTTCGAGCCGCCTGCTGTTGTAACTGAAGAGAAGGGAGTTATACGGAGACTACTTTTACCGTCGTTGGATGATTCTCATCGAAAATTTATACTACAATTAGCATGGCCATTGCTTTGATTGCTGTTTATGACTGGCCTGAGAATTGGCCTGAtttatttccatttcttttgAAGTTGATTAACGATCGAACTAATGTGAGCGGAGTGCATGGAGCTCTAAGGTGTCTGGCTCTTCTCTCTAGGGATTTGGATGATACAGTTGTGCCAACGCTAGTACTAGTTTTGTTCCCATGCTTGCTTACAATTGTATCGTCACCTCAGAATTATGACAACTACTTGCGTCCGAAAGCCCTTACAATAGTTTATTCTTGCGTGTCTGTGCTCGGGATCATGAGTGGTGTATATAAGACAGAAATCATTGCCTTGATAACAGTACCAATGCTTAAACCATGGATGGATCAGTTCTCTGTTATCTTAGAACTGCCTGTGCAACCTGAAGATCCTCATAATTGGAGCTTGAGAATTTGTTTTGCTTCCacatttacaaaatataaattacaaaaaactctagactaaacaaatattacattaaacacattaaaattccAAGATAACCCTTCAAAAATCCATACAGTGCTGGGAAGCCTTTCTGGAACAGCATGAACAGTGGCGGcacgtcttcccacgcgccaccgtcactgtGGCGCGTGGGCTCACGCGCCGCCACTGGAAACTCTGTCTTCTTCCCCTCTGTCTTCCCATGCCGGCGGTGGGAGTCACCGTCACCTGCAAAAACCCAAAGACACAAAAGGcagttggttttagtttttttctttctggttCACGGATCTGTTTATCTCCGTTTTGGATCTGCTTTGTTCTTGTTTTCGCCTTCTTCTCTGCTTCGTTGTTCTCTGCTGGTTGCAGGTCCGGCCGTCGATTCTTGGTTGGACAAGGGGTCGCTTCTGTGGGAGCCGCTGGAGGAAGAAGGGCTGCTGTTGGTCGATGAAGAAGCTAGGAGGCGAAGGTTTCTTCTGTGGAGGTCATCGCTGCTGAGGAGATGATGGGGACGGCTCTGTGGTGGAGGAGCTCGGCTGCTGTTGTGGGGTTCTCCAGGTGTGGCTGGCGGTTGGAGAACGAAGGGGGAAGAGGCTGCTGGAAAGGGGATGCCTTCGGTGCTGATAGGGGGGTTTCTTTCGGTTTGTGAAGTGAGGAGATCGAGGAAGAGAGGGAGTTGTGGTTGGGTTTGTGTGGGTCTGGGAGAGAGGGAAGGACCAATCAGGAAGCGGCTGTTTTAAAGGAGaaccggttttggttttggttttgggtaAACGGCTGGAGAGGAAAAACGAAATGGCCAAGGGGAGGAGGCGGTCGAGAGTGGCAGAGGACCGCCGGCTGGTTTTTTGATGGCTGGGAGTtgggtttttctctttttgatcAGGGGGGCGCGGCGACTGTGTTTCCCAAAATCCAAACCGAGGAGGGTGGCTATTTGGTTAGCttggtttaggtttaggtttaggttttctttatattcttttttttcaaaattgccccccctttaTGCAAGTGTTAAAAActactatttataggcaaatatGTTGCTAGGTCTcccaacttggtccctcaacttcttctttttttataaatttgatttttcttactttttttttgtatttcttgaaaacgagcaatattaACGttgactcgatgaggaaaatcaatgattttaaaaatgacgcgtgaaaagtcgaacccgttcgaaagacccttaaaaatttaatttttttttagacgatgttgaaaatgctaaaatgatgaaaatatattaaaaaaacatattttttggattttcattgattttctctatttttggatttttctgaaaatttatcaaaacatgggtcaaaaattgggtagcaacagatgccccctctttacatgcttacgaagcaaaactcctcaatgttttgcataataagctttgtaaagaaaacttgTCTTTCTCTCTGCTTAACTTGCTCAATATCCACTCATCTAAAGACCTtactcccctttttttttcctgttaatcTGAGACCCTATATGGCGACCTCctttaccaaaaccaaagaatgtgtgtagttcggtcaacctgaaatcccatatgaagattctctttaaccaaagctacatgagatcccatctggcgacctcattcaactagaacaaaaaatgtgtgtagctcgatcaacctgaaatcccatctggcgattccctttaaccaaatctacatgagatcccatctagcgacctcattaaaccaaaataaaaaaatatgtgtaggcAACCTtatcaactggaactaaaaactgtgtgtagctcggtcaacctaaaatcccatctagcgattccctttaaccaaagctacatgagattccatctggcgacctctttaaaccaaaataaaaaaatatgtgcaactcggtcaacctgaaatcttatttagcgattccctttaaccaaaaccacctgagatctcatctggcgacctcattcaattggaactaaaaaatgtgtgtagctcggtcaacctgaaatctcatctggcgattccctttaaccaaagccacttaagatcccatctggcgacctcattcaactggaactaaaaaatgcgtgtagctcgatcaacctgaaatcccatctggtgatttcctttaaccaaagctacttgagatcctatctggcgacctcatttaaccaaaacaaaagaatgtgtaaaaagtggtctcattgtaatgggtgacctacccaagtggaaagaatgtgaaaaacggtctcattatgatgggtgacctacctagatggaaagaatgtgaagtgcggccTCATTGTAATGTgtgacctacccagagaaaaaggaaagagtggtctcattgtaatgggtgacatATCCAAGTGGAAGAATgacctcattgtaatgggttacctatctaaataaaaaaaacatggagaatttgtcgcattgtaatgggtgacctacccagaaaaatgttagcgagggctcaaaggcgtacTCGAattgaggtagggttagaaaacccACTACCCGAGATGTAagggcttaaaggcgcactcaaaatgaagtagggttagaaaatgcattaCCCGaatggtgagggctcaaaggccaAAAACCGAATACTCTCAACGATATTCTCTCATaggtagggttttttttaaaaaataattcagtttggttatttttttataaaaaccgaaccgaataaaaaataatcacccctaTTCTATCCTTTCTTTCCCTCAATTATTGTTGCTTTGTTGCTAGTTATTTGATTGCCAAcctctctcctttttcttttttcctttttgatttCTCTGGTAAGAGTTTGTAGCCAAAAGCCTCACTTGAAGATGAATTTACTAACTTGCATTTGCTCTTCAAAGATCTCTTGTGTTTCAATCATAACTCTTCAAAGATCAAGGTTAGCTCTTCAAATGGTATTTAGAGAAATTAGCTTAATCAAAGAACAAAGGGCATAACAAGAACTTCTAGGTTACTGTCatcctttaaatttatttacagaCAAAATCAAAGATTACAAGATCTTtatcataaagaaaagaaatcataaCCATAATTCCCTTCGTCTAAGGGATTACATAACTACATAGGCTTATTCTAAGTTAAACAAATATCTAGCTAAACTCAAGTCTAAAAATcataacataaagaaaataccatAACATGTAGATAAATATAGCTAAAAACTAGCTAGCTGATAGCAACTTGTGCCTTAATTTCAACAATTTTCTCCCTTTTTGTTGGCTCCGATCCTAACCCTATGTATATGAATATGGAAAATAATCATTTCCATTTAAACTCTGATTCAAATGAAGCTTCACCACATTCTGATTCAGACATCTACTGGTGGATTGTCACAGACACATCAAGTTGCTGAAGAGCAATGTTCCCATTCAATTAATTTG
This is a stretch of genomic DNA from Populus alba chromosome 11, ASM523922v2, whole genome shotgun sequence. It encodes these proteins:
- the LOC118035081 gene encoding disease resistance protein RPV1-like, encoding MANWKHQEPSSSRSSRCKYQVFLGFRGKDTHKNFTDRSSQPLFKQGFTHLETMMKLGVEKISTLCAIGSSLFGKSRKVWEIALHEMEVIPNCQVQKVLAKSSNSPYDDYQKNLFLDIACLFNGMDRDHAVRTLDGLGIGGRFRIDYLID